CATCGCGCTGCGAGCGCTTCAGGGCGCGTTCCTCGCGGGCGTGCCCGCCGTGGCGATGACCTGGCTGTCGGAGGAGATCGACCCCCGCGACCTCACCGCGGCGATGGGCGTCTACATCGCGGGCAACAGCGTCGGCGGCATCACCGGCCGCCTCATCCCGGCGGTGGGGTTGGAGTTCACCACCTGGCGCGGTGCGATGCTGCTCAGTGCGGTGCCCGCGCTCATCTTCGCCGTCCTCATGGCCTACCTCCTGCCCAAGCAGCGCAGGTTCAGGCCCCGCCCGATCAGCCCGCGGCGGGAGTTCACCGCGATGGTCTCCCACTGGAGCAACCCGCTGCTGGCGGCCAACTTCTTCATCGGCTTCGCGGCGCTCGGCGCCTTCGTCTCGCTGTACAACTACTTGGGCTTCCGCCTCATCCACGACTTCGGGCTCTCCTCGGCGCTGGTCGGCGTGCTCTTCCTCATGTACTTCGCCGGGACCTGGTCGGCGACGCGGGCGGGCAAGTGGACCGCGCGGATCGGCCGCGGCAACCTGGTGCTCGCCGCCGCCGCGGCGATGGGGCTGGGCGCGCTGCTCGTTTTGTGGCACAACCTCCCGCTCACGCTCATCGGGCTGTTCGTCTTCACGGCCGCGTTCTTCCTCCTGCACTCGCTGGCCTCGAGCTGGGTGGGGGTGCTCGCCACCGCCAACCGCGCCGAGGGCGCGAGCATGTACCTGTTTTGCTACTACGTCGGTTCGTCGGTCGTGGGCTGGCTGTCCGGAATCGTGTTCGGGCACGTGGGCTGGCACGGCTTCGTCCTGTGGGACGTGGGCTGGACGGTGCTGCTCGTGGCGCTCGCCGCGTTCCTGAGGGCGCGCACAAAAAGGGCAAAGTAGCCTCTCATATTGTGGGAAATTAACCCGGACATTATCGTAAGAAAGTATGACTGCGAACCCACCGTCCGGCGCATCCAATCCCTTCGACGCCACCGACGATAGCCCCAAGGAGCAGCGGCTCAAGCGCGCCGCGTGGCATCGCAAGGCCAGCAAGCCGGTGAGCGTGTGGATCGGCATCCTCATCCTGTTCAGCTTCATTCACTGGATGTTCCCCAACTACCGGTGGCTGCTCATCCACATGTTCACCCTCGGCGTGGTCACCAACTCGATCATGCTGTGGTCGCAGCACTTCACCGAGAAGTTCCTCCACAACCACATCGAGGACTCGGAGCGCGCCTGGCAGCTGCGGCGCTTCTGGATCCTCAACGCGGGCATCGTCACGACGATCACCGGCCAGTTCCTGGAGACCTGGTGGGCCCGGCACTGGATCGTCACCTGCGTCGGCGCCACCCTGGTCGGCTGCTCGCTCGCTTACCACGCCTTCTACCTGGGTCGGCAGTACCTAGGCGCCAAGAAGGGCCGGCGCTTCGCGCCCTCGGTGCTCGCCTACGTCGCCTCGGCCGCGTGCCTGCCCTTCGGCGCGCTCATGGGCGGGTTCATGTCGGTGCCGATGAGCTCGCCGTGGCAGGAGCGGCTGAAGCTCGCCCACGTCGCGGTCAACGTGCTGGGCTTCGTGGGCTTCGCCGCGGTGGGCTCCCTCGCGCTGCTGTTCGCCACGGTGTGGCGGGCGCAGTCGGGCAAGGACCGCATGGCGCACGTGGTCGCCTTCATGGGGGTCGGTGTCCTCACCGCGGCCACGGGCGCGCTCCTCGGGTTCGGCGTCGTGGTGGGCATCGGGCTGGCCTTCTACCTCGCCGGCGTGCTGATCGCCTCCGCCAGCTGGGCGCACACCGTGCGACTGGTGGCCCAGGATCCCCGCGACCGGGTGACCTTCGCGGCCATGTCGGTCGCGGCGGCGGCCGTGTGGCTCTTCGGCGCGCTCGCAGTGTTCACCTACCGCGCGTTCACCGCCCCCGACGTCACCGCCATCACCCTGCCGACGATGGCGCTGCTCATCGGCTTCGCCGCCCAGCTGCTCGCGGGTGTTATGAGCTACCTCCTGCCCTCCAACATCGGCGGCGGTCCCGCCGCGACAAGGACCGGCATGATCGTCATGGATCGGGCGGGCCTGTTCCGATTCGCGCTGGTCAACCTGGGGCTCGCCATCTGGCTCTACACGCAGGACTCCTGGCTGCGCGTGGTCAGCTCGCTGCTGTCGATGGGCTCGCTGGCCATGGTGTTCTTCCTCATCCCCTTCTCCGCCAAGGCGCAGCTGGGGGTCATCCGCAAGCAGCGCGAGGCCCTGGAGCTTCCCGCCAAGCCGAAGTGGGGCCAGCTCACCGCCGCCTGCGCGGTCGTGGCCCTGGTGCTCGCCGCCTCCGGCGGGCTGGGCACCACCGGTACGAAGTCCGCCACCACCACCTCGAACGTGGCCACCACCGGCCAAACCACCGAGGTCTCGGTCGAGATGCAGGACATGCGCTTTAGCCCCGACACCATCACCGTCCCCACCGGCAACGCGCTCACCGTCAACGTCACCAACACCGACACGATGGTCCACGACCTCACCTTCGCCAACGGCGCGACCTCCGGCCGCCTCCAGCCGGGCGAGTCGGCCACCGTCGAGGTCGGCGTCATCGGCCAGGACCTCGAGGGCTGGTGCTCCATCGCAGGCCACCGCCAGCAGGGCATGGTCATCCACGTCACCGCCGAGGGCGCCTCGTCGGGTTCCGCGTCCGACATGAGCACGATGTCCGGCAGCCCTGGTTCGTCGACAAGCGAAACCGTGACGGCGGCAGACAAGCTGAACCAGGACAACTTCGTCGACCCCAGGCTGCAGCCCGCGAGCAGCGAGACCGTGCACAAGGTCACGCTGGACATCTCCGAGATCGACGTGCCGATCGCCGACGGTGTAAGCCGGGGCCGCTGGACCTTCAACGGCGGGGTCCAGGGCCCGACGCTGCGCGGCAAGGTGGGCGACACCTTTGAGGTCACCCTCGTCAACAACGGCAGCATTCCGCACTCCATCGACTTCCACGCGGGCATGGTCTCCCCCGATTCGGTCATGCGCTCGATCAACCCGGGCGAGTCGCTGCAGTACACCTTCCGCGCCGAGCACGCGGGAGCCTGGCTCTACCACTGCGGCACGATGCCCGTGAGCATGCACATCGCCGCGGGCATGTTCGGCGCCGTCATTATCGACCCGCCGAACCTCGCGAAGGTCGACCACGAGTACCTCATCGTGCAGTCCGAGGTCTACGGCCTTTCCTCCACGAAGGACAACCCCGTCGACTCCACGCTGTTGCAGGCGGGCACACCCTCGGCGACGGTGTTCAACGGCATCGAGAACCAGTACGTGGCCAAGCCGATCGAGATGAACGCGGGCGAGACCGCGCGCTTCTGGCTGGTCAACGCTGGACCGAACCTCTCGGAGAGCTTCCACATCATCGGCACGCAGTTCCACACCACCTACAAGGAGGGCGCGTACCTGCTCAAGGACGCGGAGGACCAGGGTGGGTCCCAGGCGCTCGACCTGCTCGCGGCCCAGGGCGGGTTCGTGGAGGCCGCCTTCCCCGAGGCGGGCACCTACACGATGGTCAACCACCAGTTCATCGATGCCGAGCGCGGGGCGAAGGGCAAGATCGTCGTGAAGTAGCGCCCTGCTACAGCGTCATGAGCGGCGCCCCCGGCGCGCCCGCGCCCAGCCACTCGCGCACGGCGCGGGTGGCCCGGCAGTCGTCGCGGTTGTAGCCGAGAAGCCGCTGGCGCGCGGCCGCGACGTCGGCGCCCACCTCGACGCCCGTGGCCTCCCGGTAGATGTTCACCGACTCCTCGCCGTCGACGTCTTCGGCCTCCCAGTGGAAACCCGCGGCCGGACCTACCTGCTTGAGCCCCAGCCCGCTCGTCCCGGCGAGGTTCTGCTTGACGTGCACGAACACGTCGATCCAGTGCCCGGAGCCGATGAACTCCTCCACCACCTCGGGGCTGGGCACGCCCTCGACGCGGCCGAAGAAGCGGCGGGCGCTAAAGCGCAGCCAGTGGTTCTCGCCGTTGGCCGCGTAGCAGAACACCCCGAAGCTCTCGCCCGCGGCGGCGGCCTCCTCCCGGCGCGCGGCGAGCCACCGCCACAAGCGCGCGAAGTTGCGCCCCTCGGCCTCCTCGCCGCCGCCCACCCCCTCCCAGGTCACGAAGGGGCGGTACTGCTCGCCGTCGTAGGTGCCCCACAGGTAGGCGCCCTGATCTAGGTAGGCCTCGACGTCGAGATCGATCTCCCGGTCGAAGCGCGGCACCTCGATGTCCTCGCGGCGGCGCAGGAAGTGCACGCCGTCGCGCCAGGCGGCGGCGAGGACGGAGGGCTCGCCCACTTTAGCGTCGACAAGCGAGGCGACGGTGGTGATGCCCTCCTCGCGGAAGGCTCTCGAGCGGTCTCCGGGGAGGAAGAGCGAGATGTCGTCGCGGGCCTCGAGCTCCTCGCGGCAGACCGGCCAGAAGCGGCACGCACCGCACTCCTTGATGCGGCGCGCCTCGGCGGGCACCGGCACCTCGAGGGCGCGATCGAGGCCCTGCTGGAGCATGTCGGTGTCGAGCAGGAACGTCAGCTGGCGGTCCTGACCGATGAGCCCGCCGCGCTGGCAGCCCAGCCCCAGCTCGTCGAGGGCGCGGGAGGCGAGCGCCAGGGTGTAGGAGTCCACGGCGTGGCTCTTGAGCTTGTAATTGGCCCAGCCCGAGTTCCCGAGCCCGAGCCGCGAGGTGGCCACGACTTTGACTCGACGACGCGGGTCGGGGCGCGCGACCCGGTGGTTGGTCACCAGCACCGGGTAGTAGGCGCCCGACTTCCGCCGCACGAGGGCGTCGACCCGGACGTACCAGGGGACCCCCGCGCTCACGCCCTCCAGCACGGGGTTGGTGATGAAGTGCGCGCCCGCCGCGAGAGCCTCGAGGGTGAAAAGGTAGGC
This is a stretch of genomic DNA from Corynebacterium vitaeruminis DSM 20294. It encodes these proteins:
- a CDS encoding MFS transporter, which produces MGYMSTSASSLPPGLRKGEPAYTKAVIATLIAGLATFNALYNTQAILPTLVTAFGIDAATAALTVSAATGMLAVCIVPASIISEKLGRGRVLIVSALLATLCGLVIPWSPTVGVLIALRALQGAFLAGVPAVAMTWLSEEIDPRDLTAAMGVYIAGNSVGGITGRLIPAVGLEFTTWRGAMLLSAVPALIFAVLMAYLLPKQRRFRPRPISPRREFTAMVSHWSNPLLAANFFIGFAALGAFVSLYNYLGFRLIHDFGLSSALVGVLFLMYFAGTWSATRAGKWTARIGRGNLVLAAAAAMGLGALLVLWHNLPLTLIGLFVFTAAFFLLHSLASSWVGVLATANRAEGASMYLFCYYVGSSVVGWLSGIVFGHVGWHGFVLWDVGWTVLLVALAAFLRARTKRAK
- a CDS encoding multicopper oxidase domain-containing protein; this translates as MTANPPSGASNPFDATDDSPKEQRLKRAAWHRKASKPVSVWIGILILFSFIHWMFPNYRWLLIHMFTLGVVTNSIMLWSQHFTEKFLHNHIEDSERAWQLRRFWILNAGIVTTITGQFLETWWARHWIVTCVGATLVGCSLAYHAFYLGRQYLGAKKGRRFAPSVLAYVASAACLPFGALMGGFMSVPMSSPWQERLKLAHVAVNVLGFVGFAAVGSLALLFATVWRAQSGKDRMAHVVAFMGVGVLTAATGALLGFGVVVGIGLAFYLAGVLIASASWAHTVRLVAQDPRDRVTFAAMSVAAAAVWLFGALAVFTYRAFTAPDVTAITLPTMALLIGFAAQLLAGVMSYLLPSNIGGGPAATRTGMIVMDRAGLFRFALVNLGLAIWLYTQDSWLRVVSSLLSMGSLAMVFFLIPFSAKAQLGVIRKQREALELPAKPKWGQLTAACAVVALVLAASGGLGTTGTKSATTTSNVATTGQTTEVSVEMQDMRFSPDTITVPTGNALTVNVTNTDTMVHDLTFANGATSGRLQPGESATVEVGVIGQDLEGWCSIAGHRQQGMVIHVTAEGASSGSASDMSTMSGSPGSSTSETVTAADKLNQDNFVDPRLQPASSETVHKVTLDISEIDVPIADGVSRGRWTFNGGVQGPTLRGKVGDTFEVTLVNNGSIPHSIDFHAGMVSPDSVMRSINPGESLQYTFRAEHAGAWLYHCGTMPVSMHIAAGMFGAVIIDPPNLAKVDHEYLIVQSEVYGLSSTKDNPVDSTLLQAGTPSATVFNGIENQYVAKPIEMNAGETARFWLVNAGPNLSESFHIIGTQFHTTYKEGAYLLKDAEDQGGSQALDLLAAQGGFVEAAFPEAGTYTMVNHQFIDAERGAKGKIVVK
- a CDS encoding TM0106 family RecB-like putative nuclease; translation: METDHLISPLDLVGCRYRQVQKRRHPGIEAPESSHHRRRRLETAREVVFGLFPERPEIGDNRHFFRIDLPEVSPELSAWSREDVDKIDEAYLFTLEALAAGAHFITNPVLEGVSAGVPWYVRVDALVRRKSGAYYPVLVTNHRVARPDPRRRVKVVATSRLGLGNSGWANYKLKSHAVDSYTLALASRALDELGLGCQRGGLIGQDRQLTFLLDTDMLQQGLDRALEVPVPAEARRIKECGACRFWPVCREELEARDDISLFLPGDRSRAFREEGITTVASLVDAKVGEPSVLAAAWRDGVHFLRRREDIEVPRFDREIDLDVEAYLDQGAYLWGTYDGEQYRPFVTWEGVGGGEEAEGRNFARLWRWLAARREEAAAAGESFGVFCYAANGENHWLRFSARRFFGRVEGVPSPEVVEEFIGSGHWIDVFVHVKQNLAGTSGLGLKQVGPAAGFHWEAEDVDGEESVNIYREATGVEVGADVAAARQRLLGYNRDDCRATRAVREWLGAGAPGAPLMTL